The Rhinoraja longicauda isolate Sanriku21f chromosome 15, sRhiLon1.1, whole genome shotgun sequence genome includes a region encoding these proteins:
- the LOC144600726 gene encoding interferon-inducible GTPase 5-like, whose product MGGGSSSQQAAQSETPTFFTQDELSKLKSDFQTGGVEKIKPLIQNKMKELDKTELNIAVTGETGTGKSTFINTMRGLRSTDEGAAEVGLTETTMEPTGYSHPNLPNVRYWDLPGIGSTRFTASSYLKEMQFKKYDFFIIVAASRFKENDAKLANEIKRLGKRFYFVRSKIDVDLYAMQRERKEFDEEEELEKIRSDCLHRLGKVGIPDPRVFLISSFEEDKYDFVQLNEALEGDLPNIKKRIFVLALPNLSVEIVQKKNELLKKEIWALAILSGAFGAIPVPGVSLACDIGILIGAIIHFRSCLGLNNSSLQRLANRTGKSMDELKSAAKTPLLGEITPDIITRIGWGAAVVAVSAMELALDFIPVIGSIFGAGSSFLMTFKILRGALKELTESAERVVRVAFDIRT is encoded by the coding sequence tcaaCAGGCGGCTCAGTCTGAGACCCCCACATTCTTCACGCAGGATGAGCTCAGCAAACTCAAGTCCGACTTCCAAACGGGTGGTGTGGAAAAGATTAAACCCTTGATACAGAATAAGATGAAAGAGCTGGACAAGACCGAGCTGAACATCGCCGTGACGGGAGAGACAGGTACTGGAAAATCCACCTTCATCAACACCATGAGAGGGCTTCGTAGCACAGATGAGGGAGCGGCTGAGGTTGGGCTCACAGAAACTACAATGGAGCCAACCGGATACTCACATCCCAATCTGCCAAATGTCCGCTACTGGGACCTGCCGGGGATCGGATCTACACGATTCACAGCGAGTTCCTATCTGAAggaaatgcaatttaaaaaatacgATTTCTTCATCATAGTGGCAGCTAGTCGATTCAAAGAGAATGATGCAAAACTTGCCAATGAGATTAAGCGGCTGGGGAAGAGGTTCTATTTTGTTCGCTCTAAGATTGATGTTGACCTTTATGCAATGCAGAGGGAACGGAAGGAATTTGATGAAGAAGAAGAATTAGAAAAGATCCGAAGTGACTGCCTCCATAGGTTGGGGAAGGTCGGGATCCCTGATCCCAGGGTGTTCCTGATATCCAGTTTTGAAGAGGATAAGTATGATTTTGTTCAGTTGAATGAAGCACTGGAAGGTGATTTACCAAATATAAAGAAAAGGATCTTTGTCCTGGCACTTCCCAACCTCAGCGTGGAGATTGTTCAGAAGAAAAATGAGTTGCTGAAGAAGGAAATCTGGGCATTGGCGATCCTCTCGGGAGCATTCGGAGCCATCCCTGTCCCTGGAGTCTCTCTCGCGTGTGACATTGGCATACTGATTGGAGCAATCATCCATTTCAGGAGTTGCCTGGGTCTTAATAACTCTTCCCTTCAGCGACTGGCCAACAGAACAGGTAAATCCATGGATGAGCTGAAATCAGCAGCAAAAACACCCCTGCTGGGAGAAATAACTCCAGATATAATTACGAGGATAGGTTGGGGAGCTGCTGTTGTTGCGGTTTCAGCCATGGAATTAGCTCTAGACTTCATCCCAGTCATCGGCTCCATTTTTGGAGCAGGTTCATCGTTTCTCATGACCTTCAAGATCCTGAGAGGTGCGCTGAAGGAACTGACGGAGAGTGCGGAGAGGGTGGTGAGGGTAGCATTtgacattagaacatag